Proteins co-encoded in one Melospiza melodia melodia isolate bMelMel2 chromosome 8, bMelMel2.pri, whole genome shotgun sequence genomic window:
- the CD28 gene encoding T-cell-specific surface glycoprotein CD28 isoform X1: MLLGILVVLFFIPTADVTENKILVAQHPLLIVTNQTATLVCNYTYNGTGKEFRASLHKGTDSSVEVCFISWNVTKIRSNSTKEFNCQGDHDKDKVIFNLWNMNANQTDIYFCKIEVMYPPPYVYNEKSNGTVIHVKETPIQIQQPQSTMPLWILATVTGILALYSMLITAGFFNYWQKSKKRLYHQSDYMNMTPRHPPYKNKGYPSYAPTRDYTAYRSWQP, from the exons ATGCTTCTGGGGATCCTCGTGGTGCTCTTCTTCATCCCCACTGCTGATGTAACAG AAAACAAGATTTTAGTGGCTCAGCATCCTTTGCTCATTGTAACTAACCAAACTGCAACTCTAGTTTGCAACTACACATACAATGGGACAGGGAAGGAATTTCGAGCTTCGCTACACAAAGGAACGGACAGTTCAGTTGAAGTTTGCTTTATTTCATGGAACGTAACCAAAATTAGGAGCAATTCGACTAAAGAATTCAACTGCCAGGGGGATCATGATAAAGACAAAGTCATCTTCAATCTTTGGAACATGAATGCCAACCAAACTGACATCTACTTCTGCAAAATTGAGGTCATGTATCCACCCCCATATGTCTACAATGAGAAGAGCAATGGGACTGTCATTCATGTGAAAG AGACACCCATCCAAATACAACAGCCTCAGTCTACAATGCCTTTGTGGATTCTGGCAACAGTGACTGGAATTCTTGCACTCTACAGTATGCTAATAACAGCAGGTTTTTTTAACTATTGG CAGAAATCCAAGAAGCGTCTGTACCACCAGAGTGACTACATGAACATGACTCCCCGGCACCCTCCGTACAAGAACAAGGGTTACCCGTCCTATGCCCCAACGCGGGACTACACCGCCTATCGGTCCTGGCAGCCCTGA
- the CD28 gene encoding T-cell-specific surface glycoprotein CD28 isoform X2, which yields MLLGILVVLFFIPTADVTENKILVAQHPLLIVTNQTATLVCNYTYNGTGKEFRASLHKGTDSSVEVCFISWNVTKIRSNSTKEFNCQGDHDKDKVIFNLWNMNANQTDIYFCKIEVMYPPPYVYNEKSNGTVIHVKETPIQIQQPQSTMPLWILATVTGILALYSMLITAGFFNYWKSKKRLYHQSDYMNMTPRHPPYKNKGYPSYAPTRDYTAYRSWQP from the exons ATGCTTCTGGGGATCCTCGTGGTGCTCTTCTTCATCCCCACTGCTGATGTAACAG AAAACAAGATTTTAGTGGCTCAGCATCCTTTGCTCATTGTAACTAACCAAACTGCAACTCTAGTTTGCAACTACACATACAATGGGACAGGGAAGGAATTTCGAGCTTCGCTACACAAAGGAACGGACAGTTCAGTTGAAGTTTGCTTTATTTCATGGAACGTAACCAAAATTAGGAGCAATTCGACTAAAGAATTCAACTGCCAGGGGGATCATGATAAAGACAAAGTCATCTTCAATCTTTGGAACATGAATGCCAACCAAACTGACATCTACTTCTGCAAAATTGAGGTCATGTATCCACCCCCATATGTCTACAATGAGAAGAGCAATGGGACTGTCATTCATGTGAAAG AGACACCCATCCAAATACAACAGCCTCAGTCTACAATGCCTTTGTGGATTCTGGCAACAGTGACTGGAATTCTTGCACTCTACAGTATGCTAATAACAGCAGGTTTTTTTAACTATTGG AAATCCAAGAAGCGTCTGTACCACCAGAGTGACTACATGAACATGACTCCCCGGCACCCTCCGTACAAGAACAAGGGTTACCCGTCCTATGCCCCAACGCGGGACTACACCGCCTATCGGTCCTGGCAGCCCTGA